The Primulina tabacum isolate GXHZ01 chromosome 1, ASM2559414v2, whole genome shotgun sequence genome contains the following window.
tgaaaattcttgaaaaaatCTTTAGCCCTCCGAGAAAACATCAGACGCCTAGGCATCAAAATAAATGAGGTTCAGTATCAACTATCAAGCAGACTCTTGTATAATGGCAATAAAGGTAGCGAGAATCATTTCCCCTCTCCATGAAGAAGATGGTATATATTTAGATAAAGGCAGCTTCCAGCAATTAAAATTTACCCCAAAAAGTGTTCACCTTATCACCTACTTTGCACTGGTCCATTATTCTGTACAAGTCACTGCCATTGGAAACCTTCTTCCCATTAATGGATGTAATTATATCACCCAAAATGAGTCTGCCATAAGAATCACGTTTTGTAGATCGAAGACCCTGCAGGACCAAAATTACACCAACTAGTTTTTAGTAACAGAGTTCATGTGTCTTCGAATTGTAATTGTCCACATCTGaagcaaaataaaattttgataaaatctgAACCAGCTCTGCATTAAAACAAAGGGCAAGAAAGGGTGGTATAGTAGGCATACTGCTTTTCCTGCTGGTCCATTTGATGGAGCATCCAAGACAAGAACCCCACTAACTCCCAGTTGCTCCACTGATTGATCAGGTGCAAACTTAACACCCAATATTGGTCTGGTGACTTTCCCAAACTTTACCAATTGATCGACAATGCCACCAACCTAGATATAAAACATAACCGGACGAAGGAACTCCTTAGAAATTAAATAATCCTCCCTtggaaaaaaattcacaaaacaAAGGTGTGGAAGAAGCTACTCACAGTGTCAATCGGAATTGAAAACCCAACTCCAGATGAAGCGCCAGAAGGGGAGTATATAGCTGTATTTATCCCTATAAGATTCCCAGAACTATCAAGAAGTGGTCCTCCACTATTACCAGGATTAATTGCAGCATCAGTCTGGATGACGTTCTGAATTGGACGGCCAGTtgcagctgaactgatttcccTCTGAAGCCCACTAATAAAACATTGAACTTGTCATGATAAATAAGAGTTCATGCAGGTGTTACCCAAGTTTTCTCGCTTAGTCTTGCTCATTATATCTGAGAATCGAAACTTGGGTGAAACACAAAGATGTGAGATTAAGAGAATACACTTAATCACTCAAGAAATTTTGAATATCTAAATCAAGCACCCTGATAATTTATAGATTAGAAAAGTTGTTCCTGATAATCTAAAAAGTTGTTTCACAgaaatcaaaacataaataaacttTCTGGATGTAGCCTCATTTGTTCTTTTCCTTTCAAACTAAAGACAACTTCAGCGATACAACCACAAATAAGTTAATCAATTCAGGAATAAGATGGCGTagaattatcaaatttaatgcATTGATACCTTATGACGCCAGTTGTCAGTGTATGGTCCAGCCCAAACTGAGAAGCAATAAAGCATCAAAAGTTAATGATATCATATACACAATTAGAAAGGAAAACTCATGGATTTGATCACATTAGACTATCATAATATCCCATTTCCGAAGTCATAACAATCAACATCCAGCAAGAGTAAGACATGCTTATAAAATCTAAAACAGAGAGGGGAAACATCTGCCAACACTTTCTGATATTAATAATCTCATCGTACACATTCTTTATCATACTAAAAATAAGTCAAGCcattgaaaaaattaaaatgcttTTAGCCATGATGTGTTCTCCGTCAGTCTAGGATTcaacaaaatgctgaaattaatattaaaaaacatTTAGAGATGATACTTAAGGCACAATAGGAACTGGGGAGTTTTTAATGATTAGGACAGGAGTAATTTACATGTGGAAAAGCTTCTGAATGAAAAATAGAGCCAAAATATTGCAAGACATCCATAAATTTGTACAGAACTTCAAAATTATCTTAAAGCCGGCATTTCTCCAGCATGTTTGCTGTAACAGACTTTCTATCAGTTTTCCCCAATGAAAAAGCATTTAGCGATAGCTTTCTAACATCATCATTAATACCAAgccaaattttgaaaaattaacgAGTAAAAATGAACAACTGCAGAAAGGAAGACAATTATTGAGAGGAATGTACTTACAGGATTTCCAATTGCATATACTTTTTGACCAACAAGTAAGTCTGCAGAAACTCCTATTGGCATTGGTCTCAACTTGTCTTTTGGTGCATCAATATGCAGGACAGCAACATCCTTATCTGGATCAAACCCAATAACTTTTGCGTCATATACACTCTGGTCTGCAAGGGTAACCCTGGAAACAACCACTACAGAATTTACCAAAAATACTAGATCTCCAAAAGATATTTTCCAGAAAATTATCAAAATAGAAAAGTAAACAAAGCCAGCTCAAACTAATTTCACTGCGTTCCATAAGAGTAGATGTAAGCTCTAATAGGCATCCAATGTATCCGTGTTGTCTAATTGTATAATTAGATGTCAAATATTCTGTCTGATGCTGAAGGTCTACATTATAAGATGGCACCCAATTCtgaaaatatgtttatgattctATTACAAGGGTTTTTCCAGTCCTCAAAACATAACTCTGATGCATCACTCTGTATATAGTAGCTGAGAATCGCCTGGAGCATAACTATGATGCCAACAGCTATGCTAATGTTATGAGGACCACATCATATGGGAAATTAGTAGTCTCACTGTAAACTCTATTTGCTCCTATGCATATCACACACAAAAGGGAGCCATCGTTCAGAAATACTATCATTTCCAATAATTGAAAAGGTATATTCTTCTAAGTACTGAAACCTTCTTTTAAATCATCTTGAGATAACTACTAAAATCAAAGAAATCTTCATTTTCTAGCAAGATCGTCGAAAAACAAAACCCATAGATACATCATAGCAAAATAGGCACACCAAACGCAAACGAAGAAAGAAGAAGACGAATACTTGAGATCGGATGCACCCCGAATCACATGATAATTAGTCACAACGTGACCCTGCGAATCCCATACAAATCCTGATCCCGATCCCTGAGGCACCTCCAATATATCCAATGTAAACGAATCCTGCCTAAAACATGAAGTACCAAACCAAAGGTTAAGTAATCAAAAAGAcaattgaaaattttggtacGAACTTGAAACTAAAATCTACAATGCAGCTAACATCAAACTATTACAAATTATTCGAAGTGCCAATACAAATCAGAACAAAAAATAGCTAAAAATTAAAACTGCTAAAGAACAAAAAGAATAAGTGCCAATACAAATGAGACAGCCGCAAAGGTCTAGACTTTGCTCTCATTGAGAACAGAAGAAACAGAACAGCAGCTAAGTTTCATCAAAACCGAGGAACACAAAaccaaaaaagaaaagaaacaataccTGGAGGCAAGATTAGTAATGTAAACAACCGAGGGAGTGTTCTCTTGAAAAAGACGAACTGTGGCAAGTTCATCGGACTGCAATTTCCTAGGCGTACTGACCACCAAAGCCGACACTGAATCAACATCCATCACGAGAACAGAAACGGACAAAGCAGCCGATGCACAAAGCACGAAGAATGAATCCACGACCTTTTTCAAGCTCTCCCGAGAAACCAGTTCCAGTTTCGGTGTAAATTTCTCGCGGATTGCAGAAACAACCACCGGAGAGGGCCAACTTGAGCGCCTCGCAAGATTCCGAGGTTTCGAGATCAAGAAATTGGGGATTGAATTAACAGTTGAAGACAACTTGGGAGTGGAAGAGGAGAAAGAAGAAGCAAGAGCAGCCATTTTTGGCGGAGGCAGCTGCTCTACACACTGCACTTGAAGAAAACGAAACACTTTGATTGGTTCGTACTCGTAGGTTATTAATATTTGTAAATCAGGATGTTATTAATATTTGTAAATCCTGATTtacaaatttaataatattttaatttttaacaattttaattAGTTTTTCATCTCTTACATTCAATAATCTTCCACTGTTTTCTTCGAGGACACATGAAGGTTCTAGAGCTCTGTGGAAGAGGAAGAGAAGCACCACTCTTTTATAGAACAAGCCGCGAACATATACTATCCAAGTGTGAAAAAATTATACACTTAAAAAATCGAATTTCGAtaacttaataaaattaaaatcgtACATAATCAACattctgattttcttttcatttatttattttttattcatgtTGATGtacatttttctaaaaaaaattaatgacgTCTACAATTTGGAATTATTCGGGCTGGGGTCATTGTTTTCATGTAACATTCACATATTGGATATAAAATTTTGATACAATCTATCATATTCAATAAATGAACGTCAATCCGTTGGTTGACCTAAATGTAAGTCAGTTGATGTGTagcataataaatatatatactagtaaattatattttaacgTGACAGATGCAGACATGTGTTGTGGCCCTTAAATCCACATCTCGACTTTTTTGAAATGTGTTCCCATTCCTTCTTTTAGACTGCAATTTCCAGCGAGTCCCCGCTCCACAACATGTGTTAAACAAAAATAGTTTGTTTTTATGTCTGAATTATCAATCGAAAGGTAAATGTTCAACTTCGTGTTTTCCTAAACTAAATCCAAGAACCAACAAGTATTGCGAAGTATTTTAACTAAATAGGAAAGAAACAAAATGTGGAAAATGACCATCTTCTGCATTCATGCAAAAATTCTATATTTTTCGTCTTGATAGTTAAAGTGGGTCAAATATGATCTTGTGTCTAAAGCAAGAGAGGTAAAATTTGTcgtttgaataaaaaaaatggacTTGTTGTTTGGTTGTCACGTAAAATTTAGTTCCAAGACAAAAAATCGCTCCGACTTTCTTGTTTTACGCGTTAAAATTCTTTAGATGAAAAGATAGAGGTGATAAATCAATGATTTAATGATAACATAATATGTTTACATGCATGTGCTAACTGTAACTACTAACCAATTCTTCTAACTAACTCTAATAGCTCTCGTGTTTGCAAGACGAGCTGTCCAACCGTCCGTCAATCACATGAAGAGCTTCCGTATTGATCATGGGGCTTCAATTCATGGGCTCGTCCCACAATGCCTAAATCACTtggtgatgttattttgaacaATATAGTACGCAGAACAAGGGAGGTAAGGAAAGAGCTCCAGTCAATCATGTGGAAGTACGTTGGGTTATTTCGTTCGACTGTTACGCTGCagactgctgaaaagaggaTAGGGGAACTGGAACTAGAATGGGAAACATACTTGTTTCAGAACAGTTGGCAGCCGACAATGGTGGGGCTAGAGGCATGTGAAATGAGAAACTTATTTTGTTGTGCGAAGCTTGTAGTGAGCAGCACTCTGGCGAGGCATGAAAGCCGAGGGCTTCACTACACGATAGATTTTCCTCATTTGGAAGAGAGCGAGAGGCTGACTACCATTATCTTCCCTAGTTCACCAGTAAATAGTACATGGAGTTCAAGGCAATTACACAGGCAACAGATATGTTGAAAATTGTCGAGTCTTCTTGCCAAGAATTGCCTTGCTGTAAAGTTTGGTTTCTTATATATGAACTAAAATTATGAAATTAGTTTGCAAGATTGGATATTTGTGCTCAAATGTGCAACTTTTGTAGAGACCAAGCAAGTGATCACGTTGATTCATTTAGTTCCATTGTTTCGGTtacttttattgattaatttGATACATGTGAAAATGGCAATCCGATCCCATTACTTAAGGAATAAGTTTTGATCAAGTTGGTAGGCTAACCAATAATCCCCATCCCAACGTGTATAGAAAATAGTGAAAGCAGGAGCTGCTGTTTTGTTTTAGAAATAATGCAGATTTCTTGACTTGAACCAATGTTTGTGGCAACTACAACCGAAAATGATGTACCATCCTTGAAACAATAATGAATGACATTGGACCTTTTAACTATATGAACAAGTCCTAAAAAAATCTATGACAAAACTGATTCGAGTTGGCTAAATGCATACGAGAATTATTGACGATTGATCAACGCTTCTAAAGATTTCGATCTTCTGCTCGGGACCATTCTCGATTCTTTTATTAACACGCTCAGCCGATGTTTTTCATCTTCAACGTTGGAATTTGAAGTTCCAGGCTTCTCCTCTCTCATCTCCACAACATAATCTAAGATTTGGATTGCATCACTAGTCCTGTAtaaaatcagttcaactaaaTTCAGTAATCGATCCATTTATCCGAAATATCGAAGATACATATCTTTTCGTGTTTCAAACCATGTTTACCTGCCCATTGCATCGTATATGCCCGCAAGATTGCTGTAGACTCCTAGGGTGTCAGCATGGCATGGTCCGCAGACTGTTTCCAGAACAGTCCTGGCTTCTTGGAACAAATCACAGGCTTCATTTATCAAAGAAAGTTGCATACAGGCAAGCGCAAATTGATTCAGGACAACACCAAAAATGGCAGATTTCTTTTCTCCCGTTTTCCGGAACTTCGAAATGGCACTCTTTAAAGACCTGTAAGACTCAAAATAGCTTCCCAAAATGTAATAAAGAGACCCCATCTGTGCTTCAATTCCTGCTATTACACTCAGATGCCCTGGTCCATCACCGTACACTTCTATCGCCCTTTGTAGCAACTGCAGTGCCAGGTTTGGTTCGTGCATTGATTCATAGATAACCGAAATGTCCACCAGACCACTGGCAATTTCTTCAGGTAGAGAACCGGATGATGGCTTGTCATAAATTCGAAGAGCATTTTCACAGTATGAATCACATTCAATAAATTTCCCTATTTTGTTGTATAAATCTGCCAAACGAATGTATACCATAGCAACTAACGAATGGTTCTCTCCTTTACTTGACTTGAAAATATTGAGAGCCTTTTGATATGTGAAAACCGCCTCTTCATACCGATCCAATGATAGATATGTATCCCCGATATTGCAGTCTATGTCGGCCACCTCTGCAATCTGTCCATTACCAACCATGGCCGTTCTTGCAAGAATATAATGCTCAAGGGAACCTTCATAATCTCCTTTCGAATCGCAAATAAGTCCCATTAATCTCCTATCCGCTATTTCTTGTGCAGAACCtggtgttttattttctttatggATATCGAGCGCCACCAAACAAAGCTTCTCAGCTTCATCAAATAGCATGACTTGAACTTGGGCTTCAGCTATGTATCTGCATGTTTCACCGAATTGAGGATGTTTTTCTCCAAGAACATGACGCTGGATATCCAGACCTGCCGTGTAAAGCAGTATAGAATTCTCAAACTGATCGAGAATCGCATATGTATCGCCTAACTGCATACACCCTGCAAATTTGGCCACTGCATGATCATGGCCTAAATCCACCAATGGAATTTTGATTGATCGTTCAAGAATGGGAATTGCCTTGGTATAACGGCCAAGCCTGCAGTATAATGCTGCCACAGTGTGCAGGCACATGACAAAGTCTAAATTAGGCTTGGCGTTTGAGGCAAACTCAAAGGATTTCATCGCCCGAAGAGCCAATTCCAGAGCCTTTCGACAATTATTATCCCCTGAAGCTACCAAGTTTCTTGCCTGTTTGAGTAGATATGGTCCAAGGTAT
Protein-coding sequences here:
- the LOC142543473 gene encoding protease Do-like 1, chloroplastic produces the protein MAALASSFSSSTPKLSSTVNSIPNFLISKPRNLARRSSWPSPVVVSAIREKFTPKLELVSRESLKKVVDSFFVLCASAALSVSVLVMDVDSVSALVVSTPRKLQSDELATVRLFQENTPSVVYITNLASRQDSFTLDILEVPQGSGSGFVWDSQGHVVTNYHVIRGASDLKVTLADQSVYDAKVIGFDPDKDVAVLHIDAPKDKLRPMPIGVSADLLVGQKVYAIGNPFGLDHTLTTGVISGLQREISSAATGRPIQNVIQTDAAINPGNSGGPLLDSSGNLIGINTAIYSPSGASSGVGFSIPIDTVGGIVDQLVKFGKVTRPILGVKFAPDQSVEQLGVSGVLVLDAPSNGPAGKAGLRSTKRDSYGRLILGDIITSINGKKVSNGSDLYRIMDQCKVGDKVTIEVLRGDHLEKVPVILEPKPDET
- the LOC142543622 gene encoding protein KINESIN LIGHT CHAIN-RELATED 2-like, with the translated sequence MPGYVMDGSNGENISKDLEGYNSYGKEIFADKSPRSPLSTHSLPLSTMSSYDTDSIDLVLDGAIDTSIDQLYRNICEIQSSDHSPSMRSFYSYGDESRIDSELRFFAGVNYAAVVEVQKEVVVEKVGAEENSKYEILEEDSGKSNLPPRAKRTNLGACRKTSLMSKTLHGRPPTGKQSGKGLKRLNTVSSKNETSPPFAGKRWPYGNENQREPPGYLGPYLLKQARNLVASGDNNCRKALELALRAMKSFEFASNAKPNLDFVMCLHTVAALYCRLGRYTKAIPILERSIKIPLVDLGHDHAVAKFAGCMQLGDTYAILDQFENSILLYTAGLDIQRHVLGEKHPQFGETCRYIAEAQVQVMLFDEAEKLCLVALDIHKENKTPGSAQEIADRRLMGLICDSKGDYEGSLEHYILARTAMVGNGQIAEVADIDCNIGDTYLSLDRYEEAVFTYQKALNIFKSSKGENHSLVAMVYIRLADLYNKIGKFIECDSYCENALRIYDKPSSGSLPEEIASGLVDISVIYESMHEPNLALQLLQRAIEVYGDGPGHLSVIAGIEAQMGSLYYILGSYFESYRSLKSAISKFRKTGEKKSAIFGVVLNQFALACMQLSLINEACDLFQEARTVLETVCGPCHADTLGVYSNLAGIYDAMGRTSDAIQILDYVVEMREEKPGTSNSNVEDEKHRLSVLIKESRMVPSRRSKSLEALINRQ